A genomic segment from Streptomyces sp. NBC_01233 encodes:
- the tnpA gene encoding IS200/IS605 family transposase gives MSPRWEPNPNTRRGRTVVYSLHAHLVFTPKYRRGPFTDEILTRCEEVMRAVCADFETELVEFNGEHDHVHLLVHYPPKVALSRLVGSLKGVSARRLRQEFPDHIRKYLWGDHFWSPSYFAASCGGAPLAIIKEYIEQQKRPR, from the coding sequence ATGTCACCACGCTGGGAGCCAAACCCCAACACTCGTAGGGGTAGAACCGTCGTCTACAGCCTCCATGCACACTTGGTCTTCACACCAAAGTATCGGCGCGGCCCGTTCACGGACGAGATCCTGACGCGCTGCGAAGAAGTCATGCGGGCCGTCTGTGCCGACTTCGAGACCGAACTGGTCGAGTTCAACGGCGAGCACGACCACGTGCACCTCCTCGTGCACTACCCGCCGAAGGTCGCCCTGTCCCGCCTGGTCGGCTCCCTCAAGGGCGTATCAGCCCGCAGGCTCCGGCAGGAGTTCCCCGACCACATCCGCAAGTACCTGTGGGGAGATCACTTCTGGTCGCCGTCCTACTTCGCGGCGTCCTGCGGCGGCGCACCGCTGGCAATCATCAAGGAGTACATCGAGCAGCAGAAACGTCCGCGTTAG
- a CDS encoding ABC transporter ATP-binding protein, which produces MPDQGDAMGGTYGTGGAVTAPSAVRVEGLWKRFGEQVAVAGIDLELPAGQFIGLVGPNGAGKTTTLSMVTGLLRPDMGRVFVAGHDVWADPTEVKARIGVLPEGLRLFERLSGRELLGYMGRMRGLPGEETDKRATQLLEVLDLAGSQHKLVVDYSTGMRKKIGLAAALLHNPEVLFLDEPFEGVDPVSAQTIRGVLERYTASGATVVFSSHVMELVESLCDWVAVMAAGRIRAAGPLADVRGSAPSLQAAFLELVGAQGRDAAGDSLEWLGGGSGTVAR; this is translated from the coding sequence ATGCCGGACCAGGGCGATGCGATGGGTGGAACGTACGGGACGGGTGGCGCGGTGACCGCGCCGTCCGCCGTGCGGGTGGAAGGTCTGTGGAAGCGCTTCGGCGAGCAGGTGGCCGTCGCCGGGATCGACTTGGAGCTGCCCGCGGGCCAGTTCATCGGCCTGGTGGGCCCGAACGGCGCGGGCAAGACGACGACCTTGTCGATGGTGACCGGCCTGCTGCGTCCGGACATGGGGCGGGTCTTCGTGGCGGGGCACGACGTGTGGGCGGACCCGACCGAGGTGAAGGCGCGGATCGGCGTGCTGCCCGAGGGACTGCGGCTCTTCGAGCGGCTGTCGGGGCGCGAACTGCTCGGCTACATGGGCCGCATGCGCGGGCTGCCGGGCGAGGAGACCGACAAGCGGGCGACGCAGCTGCTGGAGGTCCTCGACCTCGCGGGTTCGCAGCACAAGCTGGTCGTGGACTACTCGACGGGCATGCGGAAGAAGATCGGCCTGGCGGCCGCACTGCTGCACAACCCCGAAGTGCTGTTCCTGGACGAGCCGTTCGAGGGCGTCGACCCGGTGTCGGCGCAGACCATCCGCGGGGTGCTGGAACGTTACACCGCGTCCGGTGCCACGGTCGTCTTCTCCTCCCACGTGATGGAGCTCGTCGAGTCGCTGTGCGACTGGGTGGCCGTGATGGCCGCCGGCCGGATCCGCGCCGCGGGCCCGCTGGCCGATGTACGGGGCTCCGCGCCCTCCCTCCAGGCTGCCTTCCTCGAACTGGTCGGCGCGCAGGGACGCGACGCGGCCGGGGACTCGCTGGAGTGGCTCGGCGGCGGCTCCGGGACGGTCGCGCGATGA